The Cellulophaga lytica DSM 7489 nucleotide sequence AGGTAGAGATTAAAGTTTAAGTATCTATGTCTGCTTCTGGATGAAGTAGATGACATGTCCTGAGCGTTTCGCGATGGAAAGACGGAAAAAATAAATTCAGGGTTGAGTTATTTTTGACCCTGTTTTTTTGTCAAAAAGTTAAGTAGTAAACAAGTAATTAATAATTAATAATTAATAAATATGTCTGGGTTAATTGGAAGAAAGATTGGCATGACCAGCATCTTTGATGAAAATGGAAAAAATATTCCATGTACAGTAATCGAAGCTGGACCATGTGTTGTTACCCAAGTCAGAACCGAAGAGGTTGACGGGTATAATGCCCTTCAGCTTGGTTTCGATGACAAGGCAGAAAAGCGTGCTAATAAGGCTCAAATGGGTCATTTTAAAAAGGCAGGTACTTCTCCTAAGAAAAAAGTCGTTGAATTCCAAGATTTTGAAGGTGAGTACAAATTAGGTGACACTGTAGGTGTTGATCAATTTGTAGAAGGTGAATTTGTAGATGTAGTTGGTACATCTAAAGGTAAAGGTTTTCAAGGTGTTGTTAAAAGACATGGCTTTGGAGGTGTTGGTCAGGCTACGCATGGTCAGCATAACAGATTAAGAGCTCCTGGTTCTATTGGTGCTGCTTCTTATCCTGCAAGAGTATTTAAGGGTATGAAGATGGCAGGTAGAATGGGTGGTGAAAGAGTCACTGTTCAAAACCTTAGAGTTTATAAAGTAGTTCCAGAAAAAAATCTTTTAGTAGTAAAAGGTTGTGTTCCTGGTCATAAAAACGCTTACGTAACTATTCAGAAGTAATGAAAGTAGCAGTTTTAGATAGTAAAGGAAAAGATACGGGTAGAAAGGTAGACCTTTCTGATTC carries:
- the rplC gene encoding 50S ribosomal protein L3 translates to MSGLIGRKIGMTSIFDENGKNIPCTVIEAGPCVVTQVRTEEVDGYNALQLGFDDKAEKRANKAQMGHFKKAGTSPKKKVVEFQDFEGEYKLGDTVGVDQFVEGEFVDVVGTSKGKGFQGVVKRHGFGGVGQATHGQHNRLRAPGSIGAASYPARVFKGMKMAGRMGGERVTVQNLRVYKVVPEKNLLVVKGCVPGHKNAYVTIQK